A region from the Lolium perenne isolate Kyuss_39 chromosome 4, Kyuss_2.0, whole genome shotgun sequence genome encodes:
- the LOC127295600 gene encoding uncharacterized protein codes for MADLGGYDMRRQPTAAEVVGRLKDDGDFDALRRAIIRKVKDNEVLRNNIIAEVKQSTVLSEDGSEKFKLKELSDAIFQDVGSKIMGQISDEVWSVIQSKETDIRGTVEVIFNRIMNPEQQQDAGPSSKKLKRNDKEEQVSPPKASTSVTAKPEEEDDDPEAPPGFGFSNHQIKLDQPLNGENHSQVKPSEDKPVDAGSLGDADDEDPDVPPGFG; via the exons ATGGCCGACCTCGGCGGCTACGACATGCGGCGGCAGCCGACTGCGGCGGAAGTGGTGGGGCGCCTCAAGGACGACGGCGACTTCGACGCCCTCCGCCGCGCCATCATCCGCAAGGTCAAGGACAAC GAGGTGCTGCGCAACAACATAATCGCAGAAGTCAAGCAGTCGACGGTACTTAGTGAAGATGGGTCTGAAAAGTTTAAATTAAAAGAACTCTCTGATGCAATTTTTCAGGATGTTGG GAGCAAAATAATGGGCCAAATCTCAGACGAGGTATGGAGTGTCATCCAGTCGAAAGAAACAGATATCCGAGGAACAGTGGAAGTTATCTTCAACAGGATAATGAACCCTGAACAGCAACAGGATGCTGGCCCTTCGTCTAAGAAGCTGAAGAGAAATGACAAAGAGGAGCAAGTTTCGCCACCAAAAGCCTCAACCTCTGTTACAGCCAAGccggaagaagaagatgatgatccAGAGGCACCACCAGGGTTTGGTTTCAGTAACCATCAGATAAAGCTGGACCAGCCTTTGAATGGGGAGAATCATTCCCAGGTGAAACCAAGTGAGGATAAGCCAGTGGATGCTGGTAGTTTGGGGGATGCCGATGATGAGGATCCTGATGTGCCTCCGGGATTTGGCTAA
- the LOC127295601 gene encoding AP-3 complex subunit sigma-like isoform X2 — translation MIQSVMVISTLGKPRLLKFYNFQDPQKHQELVLSIFQLLSVRPEGVSNFVETDAIFGPGTKLVYKHLATLYFVFVFDSSENELAMLDLVQVFVETLNRCFKNVCELDIVFNFNKLHTVLDEMILGGQVIETSSEEIMRSVEDIVRLEKQSSTTSLIPKSISQRFSR, via the exons aTGATCCAATCGGTGATGGTCATCAGTACTCTGGGAAAGCCCCGCCTCCTCAAATTCTATAACTTCCAG GACCCCCAGAAGCACCAGGAGCTCGTCCTCAGCATCTTTCAGT TGTTGTCTGTGAGGCCGGAGGGTGTGAGCAATTTCGTTGAGACCGATGCAATTTTTGGACCG GGGACAAAACTGGTCTACAAGCATTTGGCGACACTATACTTCGTTTTTGTCTTTGACAGCTCTGAGAATGAGCTTGCTATGCTCGACCTTGTACAAG TATTTGTTGAAACATTGAATAGATGCTTCAAGAATGTCTGCGAGCTTGACATTGTATTTAACTTCAACAAG CTGCACACAGTTTTGGATGAAATGATACTGGGAGGACAAGTGATTGAAACAAGTTCAGAGGAAATAATGAGATCTGTAGAAGATATTGTGAG GTTGGAGAAACAATCAAGCACGACAAGCCTCATACCAAAGTCGATTTCGCAGCGCTTCAGCCGCTGA
- the LOC127295601 gene encoding AP-3 complex subunit sigma-like isoform X1, whose product MIQSVMVISTLGKPRLLKFYNFQDPQKHQELVLSIFQLLSVRPEGVSNFVETDAIFGPGTKLVYKHLATLYFVFVFDSSENELAMLDLVQVFVETLNRCFKNVCELDIVFNFNKLHTVLDEMILGGQVIETSSEEIMRSVEDIVGETIKHDKPHTKVDFAALQPLIFSSHFQDRIRRTLPEEIRLVFEFISTGLSVL is encoded by the exons aTGATCCAATCGGTGATGGTCATCAGTACTCTGGGAAAGCCCCGCCTCCTCAAATTCTATAACTTCCAG GACCCCCAGAAGCACCAGGAGCTCGTCCTCAGCATCTTTCAGT TGTTGTCTGTGAGGCCGGAGGGTGTGAGCAATTTCGTTGAGACCGATGCAATTTTTGGACCG GGGACAAAACTGGTCTACAAGCATTTGGCGACACTATACTTCGTTTTTGTCTTTGACAGCTCTGAGAATGAGCTTGCTATGCTCGACCTTGTACAAG TATTTGTTGAAACATTGAATAGATGCTTCAAGAATGTCTGCGAGCTTGACATTGTATTTAACTTCAACAAG CTGCACACAGTTTTGGATGAAATGATACTGGGAGGACAAGTGATTGAAACAAGTTCAGAGGAAATAATGAGATCTGTAGAAGATATT GTTGGAGAAACAATCAAGCACGACAAGCCTCATACCAAAGTCGATTTCGCAGCGCTTCAGCCGCTGATTTTTTCCAGTCATTTTCAGGACAGAATTCGTAGGACCTTACCAGAAGAAATCAGATTGGTGTTCGAATTTATCTCCACTGGCCTGTCAGTTCTCTGA